The nucleotide window CTCCGGCAATCCGTTGCTTGGCGCTTGTTTCAATATCCTTCTCATATCGATCAATTGACTCACTTATCTTCTTCTGCTGTTCACGTCTTACACTTTCTCGTGTAAGCTTTGTACCGTAAAGATATCCCTTTTCCGTCACTCCACCCACACGGGTAATCAGTCCCTTCAGGGTCTCGCCCTGCTGAAGTTCATAAACGCCGGTTTGCGTCACCTCTCCGTCAATCCGAACAAATGAACGTTTGACCTTCACTTCGAGAGGGTATGAACCGGGTGATATGATACGAAAGATGTCTGTCGGCATCACCTGCAGTTTGGCAAGCCTGGATTGAATCGACATCCAGTCAGACTGTAATTCGGCCTGGGTCTGGTAATTACCGTCAATGTTTTTATCAATAATCACATTTTTAAGATCTGCCGTCGACTCGAATCCGCCAGCCCATCCTACAAGATCAGCAACTGATGTTTTCTGCTTCAATTCGTAAATCGCAGGTGTTTTGACATCTCCAAACAGAGCAACCTGTGGCCCGACGGGCGGGATATAGAGCACATCACCATCCTTGAGAGCAACATCAGAGCTTTTATCGCCAAAAAGCAAAAGGTCGTAAAGGTCGAACGATACAATCGGCTCACTACCCCTTTTTAGCTTGATATTGCGTAAACTGCCTGTAGTTGAAGGACCTCCCGATACGAAGAGTGCATTAAGAATGGTACTCATAGCGCTAAGTGTGTAGGCTCCAGGGCGAAAGGCATTGCCTACAACATAAATTTGAACACTCCTTGTTTGTGCGACACTCGCACTCAGCTCGAAATTCCTGAAAATCCTGCCGATCGCTGTTTTCAGATAGCCCTGAAGGTCCCTGTACCTTACTCCTGAAACCCTTACCGAGCCGACTTTAGGGATATAAATTTCACCACTCCGACTCACTGTTGCATCGAAATCAATAGTGACCATTCCCCACGCCCTGATTTGCAGATCATCACCTGGACCAATCACATAGTCAGGATTTACCTGAACTTCTGATAGCGGAGCAAATGTGCTCGGAACTCCACGGAAAAGATTACGGCCAAAAACCTCAAGCTCCCTGCCGGTTGATGTTTCAACATAGGTTTGGAAGATGCTCTTCTTTTTCATCAGACGAATAAGCGTCGAGTCAGTAACCGCATTATCGTTCGTCTGGATAGTTTTTTTTACCTGACCTGAAGTTGTCCTCTGAATATTGGAATTAAGATTGGTCGCGGAGGTGTTTGAAGTACCCGAAAAGTCCTGATATGCTCCGGCGGATGTTCCGGAATAAGCCTCAGTCGAAGATGCAGCCTCGCCAGAAGATGTTAATTCCGAATCAGAACCTTCTAAAGCCATTCCACGCTGTGGAGCGGCAAAAACAATAAACGCAAAAAGCAGGATGTAGAGGATGCGCATTTAAAACGGTTTTAGATTCTGAATTTTGAATTCCGGATTCAATAGAGTATTAAATTTATCTATAAATCCCGACCCGTTGGGATCAAGAAAGAAAAAAAGGCATTCAACTTGATTTAAGCGATATGGAATTTTTTTGTCCGCTCTTAAAAAATAAACGCTCCGCATTCTTCAGTCACATCTGAAGACAGCAAGCGCCAAATGGTTATAAATTAATCATTTAGCAGCGAATGTATAAAAACACGAAAAAATAGCGCCAAATCAACAAAATCTACTCCACTGTCCATAAAGCGAATGACGACAAGAATCCAAGTGGCACAATATAGAAATCCATGAACAATTTACTATATGGGTTTCCCTTGGCAAAGACCTTGGAACTGGCATATCAAAACACTTAAAACTGTTGCCAATTTAACAAATTCGGTAAAAATTTTGTTACCAGATGCTCATTTATATGTGATAAATAGCCATAAGAAATAAGTATGACTGTGTTTTATAAGTATTTAAGTTCATAAAACAAAAATCAGTCTGTTTCAAGAATAAAATCACGTTATTTTACCACCATAACTCTACACAAACAGATCACCACAAAACCAGACCACAACCCAACCTTATATACATATCTCCTATATACAGTTAAGCAATTTTGAATGTTGAATGTTCGATTTTGAATTGACGTAAACGATAAGAGAAGATATATAACACAAATCACAAATTGCAGTGTGGATGGTCGCTGATGAAACGGTCGATGAGGCGGAGAAACTGACGGCCGTAGCGTTCGAGTTTGACCTCACCGACTCCGGATACCGTGAGCATTGCCTCTGCTGTCCGGGGAAAAATGGCGGCCATATCGTGTAGCGAGCGATCCGAGAAAACAAGGTAGGGCGGAATCCCCTGCTCGTCAGCAATCTGCTTGCGCAGGGTTCTGAGCAGCTCGAACAGCTCCTGGTCGAACGGCGCTCCTTCATCCCCCTGAACTGCTCTGGCTGCCTTTTTTTCAAGAACCCGAACGATCTCAATCTGCTCTTCCCCCTTTAGTATCCGCACTGCCTTCGGCAAGAGGTAGAGCGTGGGGTAAAGACCTTCAGCTTTTGCTACAACTTTTTGGGCAAACAGTTCGTCAGCAAGCTGCCTCCAGTATTTTTTGGTATGCCCTTTACCCACACCGTATGTTCTAAGCTGGTCATGACCCATGTCACGAATCTTCTGATTGGCACTGCCCATAACGATATCGATGATATGCGTTGCACCGAACCGCTCTTCAGTGCGCACAATAGCTGAAAGCAGCATCTGCGCCTCCCTGGTGCAGTCAACCACTTCACGGGATCCTGTACAGATATCACAGTATCCGCAATTCTCGTGCGGGTAGGTTTCGCCAAAATAGTTGAGCAGGGTGATACGCCGGCAGACCGATGTGGATGCGAATGAGGTCACTCTCGTCAGGGCGTCAAGCGCACGGGCTCGTTCAGTTTCATCGAGCATCGTGTCGATAAAGAAACGCACTTTGGGTATATCACCCTGGGCAAAGAGAAGGGTGCAGTGTGCCGGTTCACCGTCCCTGCCCGCCCGGCCGGTCTCCTGGTAGTAGTTTTCGATGCTCTTTGGCAGATCGGCATGGATAACAAAGCGGATGTTAGACTTGTCAATCCCCATGCCGAAAGCGATTGTGGCAACAATCACCTCAACCTCATCGCGGATGAAGGCCTCCTGGTTACGCTTGCGCTCCTCATCACTGAGCCCTGCATGGTAGGGCAGCGCACGAAACCCCTTCGTCTGCAGCATGGCCGCAGTATCGTTAACACTTTTACGGCTGGTTCGATAGATTATGCCTGCCTTGCCCTGATTGGTTTTCAGGATCGCCACAATCTGGGCGTCAGGCTTCTCCTTGAAGCGGACATCGTAGAAAAGGTTCGGGCGGTCAAACGATGCCCTGACAATCAACGGATCGCGCAGGGCAATCCGGTCGAGAATATCCTGCTGAACCCGGTGGGTAGCTGTAGCGGTAAAAGCTGAAACCGGCAGATCGGGAAAAAGCGATACGAGAGCGGAGAGCGACAAATAGTCAGGCCGGAAGTCATGCCCCCATTCCGAGACACAGTGCGCCTCATCAATCACCGCCATGCTGATGTTTACCCGGCCAAGCAGCTCCCTGAAGTGATCGAAGGTGAACCGCTCAGGCGCAACATAGAGCAGGTCCAGCGAGTTCGAGAGCAATTCACGCATGACACTCTCCCGCTCTTCGTGCAGCTGTGAGCTGTTGAGAAATGCGGCCCTGATACCGTTAGCCCTTGCTCCGTCCACCTGGTCTTTCATCAATGCAATAAGCGGACTGATAACCATACAGGTACCGGAAAGCAACACCGCAGGGAGTTGATAGCAGAGCGATTTGCCTCCGCCGGTCGGCATCACGGCAAATACATCCCGTTTGTCCAGAATTGCCCTGACAATCTTCTCCTGATTGGGCCTGAATTCACGAAACCCGAACACCTTTCGCAAGGTATCGAAAAGTAATGCGTCAGTTTCGGGAGAGTTGATGAAATTCCGGATTTTGGATTCTGAATTTTGGATTGATGAGGGGGATTTCGGGTCGATATTTGCGCTAATTTAAAAGAAAATAAGGAGATTATTGATCGCGAATTAAGAGATTCTGGATTTTGGATGCTGGATTTTGGATTGCCTTCCCCGGTGTCATCTCGAACGCATGTGAGAGATCTGATTGCCATAAAAGAGAGATCCCTCTCTGCGTTCGGGATGACAAAAAAAAATAGGGATGACATTCAGGGCCGGACCGATATCAGAACTTCTTCCACCGTGTACCCATGTAGAGTGCAATAATCCTGGCGGCAACCCGCAATACTTCCGGGTCACCAAGAATGGTGAGAAGCTGGCCGGTCATTTTTCCGGGATTGTTGCGCATCCACTCGTTTCGGTAGAGCACACTCATGAGCTTGTCCATCGACATGGCGCAGGCACAATCTATCAGCTTGTCAAGGCGAACCTCCGGGCCTCCAACAGAAGGTGTGCGACGACCATCGTGCCTGGTCATGGAAAGTACCCGGTTGCCATCACGCTCATCGAGACTATAGTCAATACAACGCTCTTTTGACTGCCGGAGCCTGAGAGTAAGGGGTTTCGCCAATCTTCTGGTGGAGGAGGGAGCCGGGATTGAAACTTCTCCATTCGTATGATCCAGAAACTGCACGAGCGCTTTGTATAAAACATTCCCTATCTCTTCATGGGAGAGATTTTTGTTCACCCGCAACAAAAAGCAGAACTGAAACAGGTCTATCATGAAGTTGAGCAGCAGCTCGTTTGAGGTATTTCGCTTCATAACCGACCGGTAGCCATTGAATGCCGCATTACAGTAGGCAAGCATGGAAACAAGCTTCTGGCGATCCATCGTACGGGTTTCAATAACCGGGCAGTAATTATTGTAAAGATCCCAGTCAAAAGAGCGGATTTTCCCCTCGTTTTTGTACTCGGTAAAAATTCCGGTACCCGGATAGGGGGTCATGATCATAAAGAGTGCATGGCGCAGACCGAGCGATTTGGCAAACTCGGGATAGACCATGGTATCCTGCTCATTTTCGGTGTAGTGACCGATAATGAAATAGCCTTCCGCGCCAATACTGTACTGCCTGCAAAGGGCTATAGCTTTGGCTACATCGTCAAGGGTGTTCTTTTTGTTCATCAGTTCAAGCGTGTTTGCATTCGGGCTCTCAATGCCGAGCCCGACTTTGCTCAATCCTATCTTCTGCAGTTTGCCGAGAATACGTTCGGCACGAACAATATCCTTTGCCCTGCTCTCCGTCATAATCCGGAAATTGGTCAATCCCCTTTCGATCAACAGATCACAGATTTTTTCGGCACGCGGAATGTTGGTAAGGAAATTGGCATCCCAGATTTTGATGAGCTTTTTATTGTCAGGATCATGCAGGAGGGCAATCTCCTCAACCACATTTTCGGCACTTCTGCCTCTCCACCCCTTATGCATCTGATCATTGGCGCAGAACGAACATGACCAGGGACACCCCCTCGAAGTATAGATGGTGTCTATAGAGTAGGCATCTCCTTTTTCTCCATAACGCTCGGGCCTGAGACTGCGCAGCGGAAACCTGATCGAGTTGATATCGGCGATGTTTTCCCGTACTCCCGTGTAGACAATCTCTCCACCTTCCTTGTATCCAAGGCCTTTCACATCCCGTGAAGGTCCATGCAGTACCAGCTCCCTGAAGGTCACCTCGCCCTCTCCGATCACAACAGCATCAACACAGTCGAGCTTGAGCACCTCATCCGGCAGCGCTGTCGGGTGAAAGCCTCCCATCACCACAAATGCACCGGAATCTTTGGCAATTCGGGCAAGCCGTTCAGCCTGGTTGAACGCTCCGGTCATGGATGAAATAGCAACAAGATCAATCGGACCCTTTTTCATAAGTTCCCGCATACTGTCAAAAATCCCGTCATTGTAATAGTTATCGGGCATAACAAGGGATTCGACATCATCTTTCACAGCTGCAGCCAGATAACAGACACCGATACAGTCAGTAATGAAACGGGGAAAGGGAGTAATGATAGTCTGAGGAGCTTCGACAAGACAGAGATGTTTGAAATATGCCATTGGGACTAAATTTTATTGGTTACTGCTTGAGGCACATCTACCAATATGCCGCTCCTCCGGAGCTTCGCAGCCCTGTACATCGGGAGTCACAACATTAAACTGATACTTCTTTTTTTACAGTACGTTCTCTCCTTTATTATACGGATTATCTATAATATAACAGAAAGCCCCGACCGAAGCGGGGCTTTACTGTTTGTTTAAAAGGGTCTCCGTTATGCGCCAACCATCATGGCTTCCACATCGGCATCAACTGTTCCGATCGGCTTGATACCGAACTTCTCCACCAGCACTGCAGCTACATTGGGGGTGAGAAATTCGGGAAGTGTCGGTCCGAGACGGATACCTTTGACTCCGAGATAGAGCAGTGCAAGCAGCACCGTTACGGCTTTCTGCTCGTACCATGCGATATCAAAGGAGATCGGCAGATCGTTGATATCATCAAGACCGAATACCTCCTTTAGCTTCAGGGCAATGACCGCAAGTGAGTAGGAGTCGTTGCACTGGCCTGCATCAAGCACACGCGGAATGCCGCCAATGTCACCAAGCTCCAGCTTGTTGTAGCGATACTTGGCACACCCTGCCGTCAGGATGACGGTATTGTCGGGCAGCGCAGCGGCTACATCGGTATAGTACTGACGGGAGTTATGGCGTCCGTCACAGCCGGCCATCACCACAAAGCGCTTGATAGCTCCGCTCTTGACGGCAGCAACCACCTTGTCGGCAAGGGCAATCACCTGGTTATGGGCAAATCCGCCGACAATCTGGCCGTTTTCAAGCTCTTTTGGCGCCGGGCAGGTTTTTGCCAGCGCAACAAGGGCTGAAAAGTCTTTCTGACCGCCTTCAGTGCGTGCCGGAAGATGCTTCAGTCCGGGATAACCTGCCATGCCGGTGGTAAACATCCGGTTGCGGTAGGATTCGCGAACCGGCACAATGCAGTTGGTCGTCATGAGAATCGGCCCGTTGAAGGAGTCGAACTCCCGGTCCTGCGCCCACCATGAACCACCATAATTGCCGACAAAGTGTGTGTACTTTTTGAATGCCGGATAGTAGTGGGCCGGAAGCATTTCGCAATGCGTATAGACATCGACTCCGGTTCCTTCGGTCTGCTTCAGCAGATCTTCCATATCACGCAGGTCGTGACCTGAAATGAGGATGCCGGGGTTTTTGCCGACACCGGTTTTAACCGTGGTGATTTCCGGCTGACCGTAGGACTCGGTGTTGGCCTTGTCGAGCAGTGCCATCGCCTTGACGGCAATTCCGCCGGTTTCGAGCACCAGCGCGGTCAGTTCATCAGCTGAAAGCGCTTTGGTCAGAGCGGCAAGACCCTTCACGTAAAACAGATAGATATCGTCGTCATGATAACCGAGCACCGCCGCATGGTCGGTATAGGCGGCAAGACCCTTGATGCCATAGAGCACAAGGCTTTTGAGTGACTGAAAGTCTTCGTTTTCGCTCAGGCTTTCGATGCCTGCCGCTTCGGCTTTTGCCAGAAACTCATCCTTTGTGCTGCCACTCCATCGGGCGGCATCATGCTCCGGGTGAACGGCAAGAGTTGCCTTCAGTTCATCACGAAGGGCAAGGGTCTTGCGGATCTGCGCAACAATAGCATCCTCATCGAAATTGGTATTGGTAACGGTTACAAAAAGCGATTCGCTGATCAGCTGACCGACATTTCGCGACACACTTCCCGGCTGTTTTTCGGCTGCGAGCGCAAGACCCTCGGCTGCATAGACAAGCACATCCTGCAACTTCGCGGTCATATCATCCTTTCCGCATACTCCTCTCACCGTACATCCACTGCCATGGACACTCTCCTGACACTGATCACAGTACATACTCATTGTGTTCTCCATTTATGGGCACATCTATTAATTTGTTCCGAAACCCGATTACTGCGTTGGCCGGTGCTCGAAATCCTCATGTACTACGTGTACACTCCGGTTTCTGCGCTCCGTCCGCCTTGTTCTCGGGCTTCTCACGACAATTAATACGTTGTGCCTTTATGTTTATTGTTAGTAATGGATACCTCTTATTAATCTTTTCTGCGATGTAAAGAGATGTCCGGTTTATTGTTGTTGTTAGAGTACATTCGGTAACAGCATTGAAGCCTCCTTTATATCTTCTG belongs to Candidatus Chlorobium masyuteum and includes:
- a CDS encoding SLBB domain-containing protein — translated: MRILYILLFAFIVFAAPQRGMALEGSDSELTSSGEAASSTEAYSGTSAGAYQDFSGTSNTSATNLNSNIQRTTSGQVKKTIQTNDNAVTDSTLIRLMKKKSIFQTYVETSTGRELEVFGRNLFRGVPSTFAPLSEVQVNPDYVIGPGDDLQIRAWGMVTIDFDATVSRSGEIYIPKVGSVRVSGVRYRDLQGYLKTAIGRIFRNFELSASVAQTRSVQIYVVGNAFRPGAYTLSAMSTILNALFVSGGPSTTGSLRNIKLKRGSEPIVSFDLYDLLLFGDKSSDVALKDGDVLYIPPVGPQVALFGDVKTPAIYELKQKTSVADLVGWAGGFESTADLKNVIIDKNIDGNYQTQAELQSDWMSIQSRLAKLQVMPTDIFRIISPGSYPLEVKVKRSFVRIDGEVTQTGVYELQQGETLKGLITRVGGVTEKGYLYGTKLTRESVRREQQKKISESIDRYEKDIETSAKQRIAGATDPSKVSSVSSELEAQRRIVQKLRSVRSEGRIILNLKNSQVQLADIPDFPLRDGDRIYIPERPTTVDVIGAVYNQSTFIYNQSYSVSGYLEVAGGVTPTGHKSELYRVCADGSVKKKQGDQVNPGDAIVVPERLTPKFNLVRSLTEWSTVLYQLGVGVATIKTLTN
- the recQ gene encoding DNA helicase RecQ, producing the protein MRKVFGFREFRPNQEKIVRAILDKRDVFAVMPTGGGKSLCYQLPAVLLSGTCMVISPLIALMKDQVDGARANGIRAAFLNSSQLHEERESVMRELLSNSLDLLYVAPERFTFDHFRELLGRVNISMAVIDEAHCVSEWGHDFRPDYLSLSALVSLFPDLPVSAFTATATHRVQQDILDRIALRDPLIVRASFDRPNLFYDVRFKEKPDAQIVAILKTNQGKAGIIYRTSRKSVNDTAAMLQTKGFRALPYHAGLSDEERKRNQEAFIRDEVEVIVATIAFGMGIDKSNIRFVIHADLPKSIENYYQETGRAGRDGEPAHCTLLFAQGDIPKVRFFIDTMLDETERARALDALTRVTSFASTSVCRRITLLNYFGETYPHENCGYCDICTGSREVVDCTREAQMLLSAIVRTEERFGATHIIDIVMGSANQKIRDMGHDQLRTYGVGKGHTKKYWRQLADELFAQKVVAKAEGLYPTLYLLPKAVRILKGEEQIEIVRVLEKKAARAVQGDEGAPFDQELFELLRTLRKQIADEQGIPPYLVFSDRSLHDMAAIFPRTAEAMLTVSGVGEVKLERYGRQFLRLIDRFISDHPHCNL
- a CDS encoding B12-binding domain-containing radical SAM protein → MAYFKHLCLVEAPQTIITPFPRFITDCIGVCYLAAAVKDDVESLVMPDNYYNDGIFDSMRELMKKGPIDLVAISSMTGAFNQAERLARIAKDSGAFVVMGGFHPTALPDEVLKLDCVDAVVIGEGEVTFRELVLHGPSRDVKGLGYKEGGEIVYTGVRENIADINSIRFPLRSLRPERYGEKGDAYSIDTIYTSRGCPWSCSFCANDQMHKGWRGRSAENVVEEIALLHDPDNKKLIKIWDANFLTNIPRAEKICDLLIERGLTNFRIMTESRAKDIVRAERILGKLQKIGLSKVGLGIESPNANTLELMNKKNTLDDVAKAIALCRQYSIGAEGYFIIGHYTENEQDTMVYPEFAKSLGLRHALFMIMTPYPGTGIFTEYKNEGKIRSFDWDLYNNYCPVIETRTMDRQKLVSMLAYCNAAFNGYRSVMKRNTSNELLLNFMIDLFQFCFLLRVNKNLSHEEIGNVLYKALVQFLDHTNGEVSIPAPSSTRRLAKPLTLRLRQSKERCIDYSLDERDGNRVLSMTRHDGRRTPSVGGPEVRLDKLIDCACAMSMDKLMSVLYRNEWMRNNPGKMTGQLLTILGDPEVLRVAARIIALYMGTRWKKF
- the hcp gene encoding hydroxylamine reductase, yielding MSMYCDQCQESVHGSGCTVRGVCGKDDMTAKLQDVLVYAAEGLALAAEKQPGSVSRNVGQLISESLFVTVTNTNFDEDAIVAQIRKTLALRDELKATLAVHPEHDAARWSGSTKDEFLAKAEAAGIESLSENEDFQSLKSLVLYGIKGLAAYTDHAAVLGYHDDDIYLFYVKGLAALTKALSADELTALVLETGGIAVKAMALLDKANTESYGQPEITTVKTGVGKNPGILISGHDLRDMEDLLKQTEGTGVDVYTHCEMLPAHYYPAFKKYTHFVGNYGGSWWAQDREFDSFNGPILMTTNCIVPVRESYRNRMFTTGMAGYPGLKHLPARTEGGQKDFSALVALAKTCPAPKELENGQIVGGFAHNQVIALADKVVAAVKSGAIKRFVVMAGCDGRHNSRQYYTDVAAALPDNTVILTAGCAKYRYNKLELGDIGGIPRVLDAGQCNDSYSLAVIALKLKEVFGLDDINDLPISFDIAWYEQKAVTVLLALLYLGVKGIRLGPTLPEFLTPNVAAVLVEKFGIKPIGTVDADVEAMMVGA